Genomic window (Kwoniella botswanensis chromosome 1, complete sequence):
CAAACCAATCAGCATCCACCTAttccacctttcttcatcttcaaacgTACCTTGGTAGAATCAACTTTTTCGAAACTCTTCAATACGTCCAACACCCTCGAAGtgatatcatctttactTAATCCAGCGGCGGCAGCATAACTTCTATATTGGAATACCACCTTTTGAGGCTTGATAGCTGAGACGGCGGTAGCTCGGAGGGTGAGTCGGAGGGAGGGGAGGGCGGATCGGAGGAGGGGGATGGTCCTGTacatgttggatgatatttGAGTTGGTATCCGGGAAAATGTGTGTGTATAGGATGATATATTGATAGTCTCGTGTTGTCTCTGTCGATGATAATTGGATCGATTCCGATATATCGAGGAATTCACTACTATGTGACTATGCGCTATGCACTACTATGCACTATGCGAATCATGGTGAATGAGcaagtgagagatgatggaggtcGGGTAATCCCGTTATCACCGATCATACCATCCTGTGTGGCACCGATTTTACGTAGAGGGGAGAGATG
Coding sequences:
- a CDS encoding acyl carrier protein; its protein translation is MYRTIPLLRSALPSLRLTLRATAVSAIKPQKVVFQYRSYAAAAGLSKDDITSRVLDVLKSFEKVDSTKLTPGASFTSDLGLDSLDAVEVVMAIEEEFAIEIPDAEADEITTVQKAIDYVSHSPEAH